AGTTAATTTGAAAttgtcattaaaaataattacagttgatatacaaaagtaaaaaaaatcatctaaacTAGTTAAATTGTTTAAGCTAGGCATTAAAAACATTTCTTTCTACTCACATCCAATTTGAAATGTGATCGAAAAAATGTTGCGCTTTGATTAGATTTTGTTTGCCGAGGTGTCTTCTATGCCAAAAGCtagaaattaatataaattttgggATCAAACTTCTGACCATATGCATAATGAACATGGTTAACTATTTGTCAACCGGACCAAATCATGTTAGTAATCATTTTATTAGATATTCTTTTGGAGTTTATTTATCGCGtatgagtttttatttaaagCTTCTACTGCAGTAAGAGTTAGTTGGGTCTTGCTAGAAAGTATATGCCACGATTTAATTAGGATCACACACAGTAAATATTTGAGTTTTTCTCTTAAAACATGTCACACTGACACAATACATATTAGTACTAACATTATTTTCAGCTACTTGTGAAATATCTCTAGTGATAAGAAAGACAGACCTTACTATGTATCCATCCTCTCACGTACGACTGATGatattatatagattttttatgATCAGGGCTTAAAAGCCTGAACACTATGatattatatagattttttatgGTCAGGGCTTAAAAGCCTGAACACTATCTCAAATGTGGGTTTTATCCTCCTCATATTGTATGTCAGGGGGAGGCACCGCCACTTCTAGGCGACCAATAGTATTCTCGGCAGCATTGTCTGCAATCTCCCGACTCTGTCAGCCAGCAACAACCACAATAGCATTTATCTGCTTGCTTTTGAGAAAGATTGTCAACGTATTCGTAGTAAACACCCGGCCATAACGAGGGGGAGGAGGAAAACAAATGACCATAACATCAAGGTCACCACCACCAACAAATTTGGCATCACCCTGTTCGTTAGTTATTTTGACAACCTCACCTGCAAACGCTTGCATTAGATCTTAACACATGAACCATTTAccatagaaagaaaataataagaacaCAAGTGAAAAACTGAATTTtacaaggataatttttttttaaaaaaaaatgtataacgtACAGAGACAAAATATTtaggtcataaaaaaattataaaacatttatagcaaaaatgtatttttttgtgaatatttataaaaaaaatatattagtaatatgtctttttcataaatttactatatatttaaatgtttaacTAGTGTTTTGAAAACATGTATAGATATTCTATTTGAAATATAAGAATGTATAAGGAAAAGTGATATATAGCTCACCCTCCTTTGAATGGCTGGCTGCCACCTCTGATGAAGATATCAGAAGGAGCATGGCCAACATGCTTGCTGGGATAAGTATTGCTATCTTCTTCTTCGAACTCATCTTTCAGAAGTAAATAAACCACAAAAGATTAACTCAAATGAGATATATTTGGTACTGAAGGATGAGAAAAATAGTGACaatgtttactaatatataCTAGTTAAGATCCGATTATAATTCATAACAAAGTGTACGTTGTCAAAAGGTGTTAAATTAATTGTAACTGACCGTTCAATGAATCCAAACATTACCAGAACGCAATAGCATAACGTTTTGCAGGCGACGTGattataactattaatattattaaaataataattaatgccAATGTCTTATCAAAAGTATAATGAACCCAAATATCAGTATATGAAATACTAAGATTTTAATAATGcggaaaaatatatttctaatatCCTTTAAAATTCTTGAATTAGTTTAATTGATGAAAATATGCATCATTTTTTCTATGAATACAAGCATGTCATATAAACTTTATTCATAAAAGGTTctttaagttataaaatataaagatatgTGTTCTAAGATACTATTTCattaaatatcataaataaatctCTAAATAAAATTCAAGTGTCTCATTCaagaaataaatacaatataGATTTATGAAGATACATAAATCttaaattgatttctactaatacaaaacataaataaatgatgAAGAGTCAAATCTCCCCCCTAAATCCACTATTAAGATCGCATTAACCATAAGTGACATGCGTTCCTCAAAGGCTACATCATAATATACTCCATATTAAATGACACAATCATCAAAGTTCAACAAAAAATGTAAGGATAAGTTCatcttaaaagaaaataacatataaaataaatataagatcaAGATTTAAAAAGAGATATAaaaatctttcatttttccaacAACCATGTATTAATACAACTCCTCACGTAACACATCATTCTCAGGTCAcaattatcaatatatatgtcTAACTATCATGTAATGTCATGTTGGCTCTTTACTCTTAGAAGATTTCACCTTTTGAGCGATTTACTTAAGTATATCTCTTAACAAAGTCCTATTTTGTGAGTTGACCATtcaagaaaactagaattaacCCTGCAGAAGAAGtatgattttattgaaaatagatGAAAGTGAGTTGTGACTTACCTTGATAAGATTTGCAAAGACCTTAATCTATCTATAGGAGTTTACCCACTCATCCATTCTATAGCCTATTCGGCATTAGTCACCACGACATCCACCAACACTATGTTTAGGGCCTTCTTAGCACCCCTAACTTACATACCTACTCGCTTGTAATGTCATACATCAATGCATGCATGTTATGAtcattcaaatcaatatcatgtGTTATCACAAATTCAATCACCAATCTTGACATAATAAGGGTTTCTTAGTATTAGAAAATGAATAaagtaaaatgatgttttaaaaaataaaaatggatgttttaattgattatttatttaatgaaatagtaaaatagagttccattttataaaataataaaataaagaaaatggagtaaataataggcttaaagtaccatatatata
The genomic region above belongs to Glycine max cultivar Williams 82 chromosome 14, Glycine_max_v4.0, whole genome shotgun sequence and contains:
- the LOC100527334 gene encoding uncharacterized protein LOC100527334 precursor (The RefSeq protein has 1 frameshift compared to this genomic sequence) — protein: MSSKKKIAILIPASMLAMLLLISSSEVAASHSKEGEVVKITNEQGDAKFVGGGDLDVMVICFPPPPRYGRGVYYEYVDNLSQKQADKCYCGCCWLTESGDCRQCCREYYWSPRSGGASP